One genomic segment of Nitrospira sp. includes these proteins:
- a CDS encoding IS630 transposase-related protein, giving the protein MRCSSDLRQRVVDFVRSGGSKAEAARRFKVGEASVYRWLKPGGLAYKRPGPQRPHKLDWDALRRHVEVHPDRTQAERARHFQVSRHCIWNALHKLALTHKKKDRVPGARSAATETIPAPARAVLSPWQTTRPYR; this is encoded by the coding sequence ATGAGATGCTCATCAGATTTGCGCCAACGGGTCGTGGATTTTGTCCGGAGTGGTGGCAGCAAGGCCGAGGCGGCTCGGCGATTCAAGGTGGGCGAGGCCAGCGTCTACCGCTGGCTCAAGCCCGGCGGCCTAGCATACAAGCGTCCCGGCCCACAACGACCCCACAAACTGGATTGGGACGCCTTGCGTCGTCATGTGGAAGTCCATCCCGATCGGACACAAGCGGAGCGAGCACGGCATTTCCAGGTGTCCCGGCATTGCATCTGGAACGCACTCCACAAACTGGCGTTGACCCATAAAAAAAAGGATCGGGTACCAGGAGCGCGATCCGCAGCAACGGAAACAATTCCTGCGCCTGCGCGAGCGGTTCTTTCGCCGTGGCAAACGACCCGTCCATATCGATGA
- a CDS encoding PHB depolymerase family esterase, which yields MEVSTHLFRYFVGIVLMIAALFGHMSWAHANHSVAPFGIHCDSVGVAGIAYVPGVNCRLMEVDGYTRRYVVWVPLAGVPANRPAVFMLHGGSGTGEQFLNMSGWREKATQEGFAAIFPTAVEHFVLEHQRFSTRWNNYGLPVDYDPNRRPAGYPATSSWPADDVKFIRQIGDDVLQQLATDPRRMYVAGFSSGGAMCARLGVELSHLIAAVACHTSGLGEVHETLVGHRNLSAYFSLGTRDDNALAGINAYLVALGRTPITELPLNPSALDRIPQIKSRILVTLDSFNLEATPVTTVTNVHWTELRAQTPQAGNIDGNEVVFTFLDDVVHEYPNGTNNPPLNFNLPDRVWPFFVQHPR from the coding sequence ATGGAAGTGAGCACTCATCTCTTCCGGTATTTCGTGGGCATTGTGCTGATGATAGCTGCGCTGTTCGGGCACATGTCGTGGGCTCATGCGAATCACTCCGTTGCGCCGTTTGGCATTCACTGCGATAGCGTCGGTGTCGCCGGTATTGCCTATGTGCCGGGCGTGAACTGTAGGTTGATGGAGGTAGACGGCTATACCCGCCGATACGTGGTGTGGGTGCCGCTCGCCGGCGTGCCCGCGAACCGCCCAGCGGTCTTCATGCTCCACGGCGGGAGCGGCACGGGCGAACAGTTCCTGAATATGTCAGGTTGGCGTGAAAAGGCGACCCAGGAAGGCTTTGCCGCAATTTTTCCAACGGCGGTGGAACATTTTGTCCTGGAACACCAGCGCTTCTCCACCCGCTGGAACAATTATGGGCTTCCGGTTGATTATGATCCAAATAGGCGGCCGGCGGGCTATCCCGCGACGTCGTCTTGGCCGGCGGATGATGTGAAGTTTATTCGTCAAATCGGGGATGACGTCCTCCAACAGCTCGCGACCGATCCCAGGCGCATGTATGTAGCAGGCTTCTCGAGCGGTGGTGCGATGTGTGCGCGTCTCGGTGTTGAGCTGTCGCATCTTATCGCGGCGGTCGCCTGCCATACGTCAGGTTTGGGTGAGGTGCATGAAACGCTGGTCGGGCATCGTAATCTTTCCGCGTATTTTTCTCTTGGTACGCGGGACGATAACGCACTGGCGGGAATCAACGCTTATTTGGTCGCTTTGGGAAGGACTCCGATAACCGAGCTACCATTGAATCCCTCGGCTCTCGACAGGATTCCGCAAATAAAGAGCCGAATTTTGGTCACTCTTGATTCCTTCAATCTCGAAGCCACGCCCGTCACCACCGTGACCAACGTCCACTGGACAGAGCTACGCGCGCAGACTCCACAAGCCGGCAACATCGATGGGAACGAGGTGGTCTTCACTTTTCTTGACGATGTCGTCCACGAGTATCCCAATGGCACGAACAATCCGCCTTTGAATTTCAATCTTCCCGATCGGGTCTGGCCGTTCTTCGTGCAGCATCCCCGTTAG
- a CDS encoding DsbA family protein: protein MTASQALVKLTLAALVSCAALVSSPTFGQSTAPAADPAWRQSVEQVIESYIRSHPEMIQQTLQALDAKRQEKEEASVKQVIVAHQSELLHDPASPVSGDPAGDVTVIEFFDYRCGFCKRAAGSVTQLQKDDARVRIVYKDFPILGDASVQVAKAALASRAQGRHQAFHEALLAAKGDLSKEHVLQIARDVGLDAKKLEVDMEQPQWLTIIERNRELANDLRVTGTPAFVVGNELVPGAIDLAALKALVARARTRASH, encoded by the coding sequence GTGACAGCGTCGCAGGCTCTGGTGAAGCTGACCCTGGCGGCCTTGGTCTCGTGTGCTGCCTTGGTCTCCTCACCGACCTTCGGGCAGTCCACGGCCCCGGCGGCCGACCCCGCATGGCGGCAATCGGTCGAACAAGTGATCGAGTCGTACATTCGATCACATCCCGAAATGATTCAGCAGACGCTTCAGGCGTTGGACGCAAAACGTCAAGAAAAAGAAGAAGCGAGTGTGAAACAGGTGATCGTCGCGCATCAGAGCGAATTGCTGCACGATCCGGCATCGCCGGTAAGCGGCGATCCGGCCGGTGACGTCACAGTGATCGAGTTCTTCGATTATCGCTGCGGATTCTGCAAACGAGCCGCCGGGTCCGTCACGCAATTGCAGAAAGACGACGCGCGAGTGCGCATTGTCTATAAGGATTTCCCTATCTTAGGAGATGCCTCCGTACAAGTGGCGAAAGCGGCGTTAGCGTCACGGGCGCAAGGCCGTCATCAAGCGTTTCATGAAGCCCTCCTCGCGGCGAAAGGCGATCTGTCGAAAGAGCATGTGCTTCAGATCGCGAGGGACGTGGGCTTGGATGCTAAGAAATTGGAGGTGGACATGGAGCAACCTCAATGGCTCACGATCATTGAACGTAACCGTGAACTGGCCAATGATTTGCGCGTCACGGGCACCCCGGCGTTCGTCGTGGGTAACGAGTTGGTTCCCGGCGCCATAGACCTGGCGGCCCTCAAGGCTCTCGTCGCACGAGCCCGCACGCGAGCATCGCACTGA
- the alr gene encoding alanine racemase, giving the protein MPSTPTFFPTVATIDLTALAHNLSQFRRILSPGCDVMAVVKANAYGHGAIETSRTLIRHGVTRLAVFSTEEGVALRQAGITVPIVVLGPVFQEQFGDLFAHHLTPVVSDPAVLTTLGQAAASREISHSIHLKIETGMGRLGLTRNELMALIRSSKFPPSLRLEGLMTHLADADGKDPSATEEQLSRFNKALKVVLEGGFLVPLVHVSNSGGAVRFRSTHFSLVRPGIMLYGYHTLPDTVETPDLRPVLSLKTSIAQLRTIQPGETVSYNRTFTAKCLTRIAVLPIGYAGGLSRHLSNRGYVLIRGRRAPIAGLVCMDMMMVDVTPIPGVAVGDEVMLIGQQEQEQITAHDMAEWTGTISYEVLCAISPQIPRLYLSS; this is encoded by the coding sequence GTGCCGAGTACGCCGACATTCTTCCCGACCGTTGCCACCATAGATCTGACAGCGCTGGCACATAATCTCTCCCAATTTCGTCGGATTCTGTCCCCTGGGTGCGACGTTATGGCGGTCGTCAAAGCCAACGCCTACGGTCATGGCGCGATCGAAACGTCACGGACACTGATACGGCATGGTGTGACTCGCCTTGCCGTCTTCTCGACGGAAGAAGGGGTCGCACTTCGCCAAGCCGGCATCACTGTGCCGATCGTCGTTCTCGGACCGGTCTTCCAAGAACAATTCGGTGATCTTTTTGCACATCACCTCACTCCGGTGGTGAGTGACCCTGCCGTGCTCACTACGCTGGGACAGGCTGCGGCCTCGCGCGAGATCTCCCACTCGATCCACCTCAAAATCGAGACCGGCATGGGTCGACTTGGCCTGACACGGAATGAGCTGATGGCACTCATCCGTTCATCAAAGTTTCCTCCCTCGCTTCGACTGGAAGGGCTCATGACCCATCTGGCCGATGCGGATGGAAAAGACCCTAGCGCAACCGAAGAACAACTCAGTCGCTTCAATAAAGCCCTGAAAGTCGTTCTGGAAGGCGGGTTTCTGGTTCCTCTCGTTCATGTGTCCAATAGCGGTGGAGCGGTTCGCTTCCGGTCAACCCACTTTTCCCTCGTGCGGCCCGGCATCATGTTGTACGGCTACCACACCCTTCCCGACACGGTTGAGACTCCGGACCTGAGACCGGTCCTCTCACTGAAGACCTCTATCGCTCAGCTCCGAACCATCCAACCTGGTGAAACCGTCAGTTACAATCGCACCTTCACCGCAAAGTGCCTCACGCGGATTGCCGTTCTCCCGATCGGTTATGCAGGCGGGTTGAGCCGGCACCTCTCGAATCGAGGCTATGTTCTCATCCGGGGACGGCGAGCTCCCATCGCAGGATTGGTGTGCATGGACATGATGATGGTGGATGTCACCCCGATACCGGGCGTTGCCGTCGGTGACGAAGTCATGTTGATCGGACAACAAGAGCAGGAGCAAATCACAGCCCACGACATGGCCGAGTGGACCGGGACGATCTCCTACGAAGTTCTCTGTGCTATCAGTCCGCAGATTCCCAGACTCTACCTCTCATCCTAA
- the frr gene encoding ribosome recycling factor: MSNAAPVRQAFITHMDQSLDHLRKDLSGLRTGRASAALLDGIRVDYYGTMTPLKQIANVSTPEARLIIIQPWEPKLIKEIEKAISTSGLGVTPSNDGKVIRVPLPPLTEERRKELTKICKKHGEETKVQIRGFRRDANEELKKLQKDAKLTEDELRKAEQETQKLIEQYGQKIDDVIKKKEQEIMEV; the protein is encoded by the coding sequence ATGTCCAACGCAGCCCCGGTTCGGCAGGCGTTCATCACCCACATGGATCAGTCTCTCGACCACTTGCGAAAGGATCTGTCCGGTCTCCGAACCGGGAGGGCATCCGCCGCGCTGCTCGACGGCATCCGTGTCGACTATTATGGAACCATGACTCCGCTCAAACAGATCGCAAATGTCTCCACCCCCGAAGCACGACTCATCATCATTCAACCTTGGGAACCGAAACTGATCAAAGAAATCGAGAAAGCCATCTCCACTTCAGGGTTGGGGGTGACGCCTTCAAACGATGGTAAAGTGATCCGAGTCCCGCTTCCGCCGCTGACGGAAGAGCGCCGGAAGGAGTTGACCAAGATCTGCAAAAAGCATGGAGAGGAGACGAAGGTCCAGATTCGAGGTTTTCGGCGAGACGCGAATGAAGAGTTAAAGAAACTCCAAAAAGATGCCAAGCTCACCGAAGACGAACTGCGCAAGGCCGAGCAAGAGACCCAGAAGCTGATCGAGCAATATGGGCAGAAGATCGATGACGTGATCAAGAAAAAGGAACAGGAAATCATGGAGGTCTGA
- the pyrH gene encoding UMP kinase codes for MSSAKYRRLLLKVSGEMLAGEQGYGIQPSVLENLAEEIASVVALDVEVAIVIGGGNIFRGIAASASGMERASADYMGMLATVLNALALQNALERIGIMTRIQSAIEMRQLAEGYIRRRAIRHLEKSRVVLFAAGTGNPYFSTDTAAVLRAMEISAQVIMKGTKVDGIYDADPVTNPSAKKYERISFLSILNQKLTVMDSTAISLCMDNKLPLIVFNLKVKGNFKRVALGEPIGTLVTLGDH; via the coding sequence ATGAGCTCTGCCAAATACCGACGCCTCCTTCTGAAAGTCAGTGGGGAGATGTTGGCCGGTGAGCAGGGTTACGGCATCCAGCCATCCGTTTTGGAAAACCTCGCGGAGGAAATTGCTTCCGTCGTCGCCCTTGACGTTGAAGTGGCGATCGTCATCGGGGGAGGCAATATTTTTCGTGGAATTGCAGCAAGTGCATCCGGTATGGAACGGGCCTCGGCTGATTACATGGGGATGCTGGCGACGGTGCTCAATGCGCTGGCGCTCCAGAACGCACTCGAGCGGATCGGAATTATGACCCGCATTCAATCTGCCATCGAAATGCGTCAGCTCGCAGAGGGATACATCCGTCGGAGGGCAATCCGCCACCTTGAAAAGAGCCGCGTGGTCCTATTTGCCGCCGGCACGGGTAATCCTTATTTCTCAACCGATACGGCCGCCGTCCTGCGGGCGATGGAGATCAGTGCTCAAGTGATCATGAAAGGAACGAAAGTCGACGGCATCTACGATGCCGATCCGGTCACCAATCCGTCGGCGAAGAAGTACGAGCGGATCTCATTTCTGTCCATCCTCAACCAAAAGCTCACGGTGATGGATTCCACGGCGATCAGCCTTTGTATGGACAATAAATTACCGCTCATCGTATTCAACCTGAAAGTCAAGGGCAACTTTAAACGCGTGGCATTAGGCGAGCCGATCGGCACCCTGGTTACGCTCGGCGATCACTGA
- the tsf gene encoding translation elongation factor Ts: protein MAGSSQLVKELREKTGAGILDCQKALNENGNDVDKAVDYLRQKGLAAAAAKKAGRETNQGLIHSYIHMGGKIGVLIEVNCETDFVARNEEFRAFVNDLALQVAAAKPSFVKREDVPADVAEKEKTIYEGQAKEMGKPPTAWPKIVEGKLEKFYQESCLLEQSFIKDPAVTIKDLLAQKIAKIGENMNIRRFTRYQLGEA, encoded by the coding sequence ATGGCAGGATCCAGTCAGCTCGTAAAAGAGCTTCGGGAAAAAACAGGCGCCGGCATTCTGGATTGTCAGAAGGCGCTCAACGAAAACGGGAACGACGTCGACAAAGCCGTCGACTATCTGCGGCAAAAAGGCCTCGCGGCGGCGGCGGCCAAGAAGGCCGGGCGCGAAACCAACCAAGGGCTGATTCATTCCTACATTCATATGGGCGGCAAGATCGGGGTCTTGATCGAAGTCAACTGCGAAACCGACTTCGTCGCGCGAAATGAGGAATTCAGAGCCTTCGTCAACGATCTGGCCCTTCAGGTGGCGGCCGCAAAGCCGTCATTCGTGAAGCGCGAAGATGTTCCGGCTGATGTTGCCGAGAAAGAGAAAACGATCTACGAAGGGCAGGCCAAGGAAATGGGCAAGCCTCCCACTGCATGGCCGAAGATCGTCGAAGGCAAGCTTGAAAAGTTCTACCAGGAAAGCTGCCTGTTGGAACAGTCATTCATCAAAGACCCGGCCGTCACCATCAAAGATCTACTCGCTCAGAAGATCGCTAAGATCGGCGAAAACATGAACATCCGCCGATTCACTCGCTATCAGTTAGGCGAAGCATGA
- a CDS encoding 30S ribosomal protein S2, with translation MQKDIAKLQKYLSGIKNMRSLPGAVFVLDTRVEKIAVQEAKRLDIPVIAIQTATATRTTSPTRFREMTTPFVRSN, from the coding sequence ATGCAGAAGGATATCGCCAAGCTCCAAAAATACCTGTCCGGTATTAAGAACATGCGCAGCCTTCCTGGTGCGGTCTTTGTGTTGGATACAAGAGTCGAGAAGATTGCCGTCCAGGAAGCGAAGCGACTTGATATCCCGGTGATCGCCATCCAGACAGCAACTGCGACCCGGACGACATCGCCTACCCGATTCCGGGAAATGACGACGCCATTCGTTCGATCAAACTGA
- the rpsB gene encoding 30S ribosomal protein S2 — translation MGVVVIKELLEAGVHFGHQTNRWNPKMKKFLFGERSGIYIIDLQQTVARMEQTYAFVRDLVAAGDSVLFVGTKRQAAEILEEEAKRANMFFVNQRWLGGC, via the coding sequence ATGGGAGTGGTGGTGATCAAGGAATTGTTGGAAGCCGGCGTTCATTTCGGGCACCAGACCAACCGCTGGAATCCCAAGATGAAGAAGTTTTTATTCGGTGAACGCAGCGGCATCTATATCATCGATCTTCAGCAAACCGTCGCGAGGATGGAGCAGACCTATGCCTTCGTCCGAGACCTTGTTGCAGCCGGAGACTCCGTCTTGTTCGTCGGCACGAAGCGGCAGGCGGCGGAAATCCTCGAAGAAGAAGCCAAGCGCGCCAACATGTTTTTCGTCAACCAGCGTTGGCTGGGGGGATGTTGA
- the argJ gene encoding bifunctional glutamate N-acetyltransferase/amino-acid acetyltransferase ArgJ, giving the protein MKPRHVGITAPLGFQAAGIHCGIKKPDLLDLALCLSDASGPIAGVFTKNRVVAAPVLLDRHHLRSRRGRAIIVNSGNANACTGEQGLVAAKAMARAVAEQLSLPVHQVFVGSTGVIGRVLPIDRITAAVPTLIARLSIPGGDQAAQAILTTDLRPKTVARRAKIGGRVITIGGMAKGSGMIHPNMATMLAYLTTDAAIAPAALQSALKSAVDQSFNCITVDGDTSTNDTVLCLANGLAKNRPIQQGTKAVREFERLLTDAAQELALMICRDGEGVTKVVAIRVQEAATTAAAKRVADTIATSNLVKTALFGEDANWGRVMAAIGRSGVAIDPAQITVRFDDIVMVRRGVGMGPEAEQKIASVFKQKEFTITVQLGQGHAHAHMWTTDLSYDYVRINASYRS; this is encoded by the coding sequence ATGAAACCAAGACACGTCGGCATCACTGCACCGCTGGGGTTTCAAGCCGCCGGAATCCATTGCGGGATCAAAAAACCGGATCTGCTCGATTTGGCCCTCTGCCTGTCCGACGCAAGCGGACCGATCGCCGGGGTTTTCACGAAGAATCGCGTTGTCGCCGCACCGGTACTCCTGGATCGACACCATCTTCGGTCTCGCCGAGGGCGAGCTATCATTGTCAACAGTGGGAATGCCAATGCCTGCACGGGTGAACAAGGGCTGGTGGCGGCGAAAGCAATGGCTAGGGCCGTGGCGGAACAGCTTTCCCTTCCCGTGCACCAAGTATTCGTGGGTTCGACCGGTGTGATTGGTCGTGTCCTGCCGATTGATCGCATCACCGCAGCCGTCCCGACCCTGATCGCGCGTCTCAGCATCCCAGGAGGCGATCAAGCAGCTCAAGCGATTTTAACCACGGACTTGCGGCCTAAAACCGTCGCGAGACGAGCGAAGATCGGCGGTCGGGTCATCACCATCGGCGGTATGGCCAAGGGTTCGGGCATGATCCACCCGAATATGGCCACCATGCTTGCCTATCTGACGACGGATGCAGCGATTGCTCCAGCTGCCCTCCAGTCGGCGTTGAAATCGGCAGTCGATCAATCCTTCAATTGCATTACGGTGGACGGTGATACCAGCACGAACGACACGGTTCTCTGTCTCGCTAATGGCCTGGCCAAGAACCGACCTATTCAACAAGGCACCAAGGCAGTTCGCGAGTTCGAGCGGCTCTTGACTGATGCAGCACAGGAATTGGCTCTCATGATTTGCCGCGATGGAGAAGGGGTCACCAAGGTCGTCGCGATTCGGGTGCAAGAAGCCGCCACGACGGCAGCGGCCAAACGAGTGGCCGACACCATTGCAACATCAAATCTGGTCAAGACGGCGTTGTTTGGAGAGGATGCCAATTGGGGCAGAGTCATGGCTGCCATCGGGCGATCGGGTGTTGCGATCGACCCAGCTCAGATCACGGTGCGATTCGATGACATTGTCATGGTGCGGCGAGGGGTAGGAATGGGACCGGAAGCGGAACAGAAAATCGCGTCCGTCTTCAAACAAAAGGAGTTTACGATCACGGTTCAGCTTGGGCAGGGTCACGCCCATGCCCACATGTGGACGACAGACCTCTCGTATGACTATGTTCGCATTAACGCGAGCTATCGATCCTAG
- the argC gene encoding N-acetyl-gamma-glutamyl-phosphate reductase, protein MSKKFRIAIAGASGYAGAELVRLAAAHPYFAITAVTSEKSAGQSVSSVFPSFKGIVDHQFEALTPEALTERADAIFLALPHTKSQDPVAACLKAGKPVVDLSADYRLKDVGIYEKWYHAPHGHPHLLQDAVYGLPELHRTAIAKSRLVASPGCYPTAAILQLAPLFAKRFARPETIVIDAKSGVSGAGRSPALAYHFPEAHESLEPYKIGQHRHTPEIEQELAELMDNVASVTVTFTPHLVPMNRGILSTAYCKLTQPMQLSDLRDLYREFYAGERFVRLYEDIVPNPRYIKGTNYCDIGVYVDSRTGWVVTVAAVDNLVKGAAGQAIQAMNLMLGIPEDTGLTAPGSYP, encoded by the coding sequence GTGAGTAAGAAATTTCGAATCGCCATTGCCGGAGCCAGCGGATATGCCGGCGCGGAACTTGTTCGGCTCGCTGCGGCCCATCCCTATTTTGCCATCACCGCCGTAACGTCTGAAAAATCAGCGGGTCAGTCGGTCTCATCCGTGTTTCCGAGTTTCAAGGGAATTGTCGACCATCAATTTGAAGCCTTGACGCCGGAAGCCCTGACGGAGCGGGCGGATGCCATTTTTCTCGCACTGCCTCATACAAAATCACAGGACCCCGTTGCAGCCTGTCTCAAGGCAGGCAAACCCGTCGTCGACCTGAGCGCAGATTATCGACTGAAAGACGTCGGCATCTATGAGAAGTGGTATCACGCTCCGCATGGCCACCCCCATTTGCTCCAAGACGCGGTGTACGGTTTGCCGGAACTCCATCGGACCGCGATTGCCAAGTCGAGACTGGTTGCTTCGCCTGGCTGTTATCCCACTGCCGCGATCCTACAGTTGGCGCCCCTCTTCGCTAAAAGATTCGCGCGGCCGGAGACGATTGTGATTGACGCGAAGTCCGGCGTGTCAGGAGCGGGACGGAGTCCTGCCCTGGCCTACCATTTTCCAGAAGCGCATGAATCCCTGGAGCCCTACAAGATCGGTCAACATCGCCATACTCCTGAAATCGAACAGGAACTTGCCGAACTCATGGACAACGTCGCCTCCGTGACCGTGACATTCACACCTCATCTTGTACCGATGAATCGCGGTATCCTGAGTACGGCGTATTGTAAACTGACGCAACCCATGCAGCTTTCTGACCTTCGAGACTTGTACCGAGAGTTCTACGCAGGTGAACGCTTCGTCCGGCTCTACGAGGACATCGTTCCCAATCCGCGTTACATCAAAGGCACAAACTATTGCGACATCGGCGTGTATGTGGATTCGCGCACCGGATGGGTCGTCACCGTGGCGGCGGTCGACAATCTCGTCAAGGGAGCCGCTGGTCAGGCCATTCAAGCCATGAATTTGATGCTCGGCATTCCCGAGGACACCGGCCTTACCGCACCGGGCAGTTATCCCTAA
- the rpsI gene encoding 30S ribosomal protein S9: MAVVTQYATGRRKCAVARAWVTGTEGDIIVNEKPLEKAFPRLTLRQIIQLPLEMAGLMGKYSISATVYGGGPTGQAGALRHAIARALVAITPATRSPLKKEGLLTRDSRVKERKKYGQKGARKRFQYSKR; the protein is encoded by the coding sequence ATGGCAGTGGTGACACAATACGCAACGGGGCGGAGAAAGTGCGCAGTGGCACGGGCCTGGGTCACAGGCACCGAGGGCGATATTATCGTGAACGAGAAGCCGTTGGAGAAGGCGTTCCCTCGTCTCACCCTGCGGCAAATTATCCAGCTACCCCTCGAGATGGCCGGCCTGATGGGCAAATACTCGATCAGCGCGACCGTCTATGGGGGCGGCCCGACCGGACAAGCTGGCGCTCTCCGCCATGCCATTGCGCGGGCGCTTGTCGCGATAACCCCTGCCACCCGCAGTCCCCTGAAAAAAGAGGGGTTACTCACTCGTGACTCGCGCGTGAAGGAGCGAAAAAAGTACGGACAGAAGGGCGCGCGCAAGCGGTTCCAATACTCCAAGCGCTAG
- the rplM gene encoding 50S ribosomal protein L13: MTTYFANPTHVKETWHLVNAEGKTLGRLAARVAGVLRGKHRPTFTPNVDLGDHVVIVNAEKIQLTGDKMETKLYRRHSGYPGGLKTASAAHVFRKDPTQLLTRAIKGMLPKTPLGNGMARKLRVYVGPNHPHQAQRPEPISL; encoded by the coding sequence ATGACGACGTACTTCGCGAATCCGACTCATGTGAAAGAAACCTGGCATCTGGTGAACGCCGAGGGGAAAACCCTGGGCCGATTGGCGGCACGAGTGGCCGGCGTCTTACGGGGAAAACATCGCCCGACATTCACACCGAATGTCGATCTGGGTGACCATGTGGTCATCGTGAATGCGGAAAAGATTCAATTGACCGGCGACAAGATGGAAACCAAACTGTACCGGCGCCATTCTGGGTATCCAGGAGGGTTGAAAACCGCCTCCGCCGCACACGTATTTCGAAAAGACCCTACGCAGCTCTTGACAAGAGCGATCAAGGGCATGCTTCCGAAAACCCCGCTCGGCAATGGGATGGCGCGTAAGCTCCGCGTTTATGTCGGACCCAACCATCCGCATCAGGCTCAACGTCCTGAACCTATTTCTCTCTAG
- a CDS encoding bifunctional nuclease family protein — protein sequence MDAQTPQTSEPLIRLTVNRVVEDSTTDTRIVVLARTDGASDHFMVWVGASEGEAIRRALDTSTTPRPMSHDLIKSFGEHLGIKMERVVLTDVKSSTYYATVFLENKGVIRTIDARPSDAIALALRCHAPIYVTQDVWRRRSGQNLDAWLSKLETKNIGAQEV from the coding sequence ATGGACGCGCAGACGCCCCAAACGAGCGAACCGTTGATACGTCTTACGGTCAATCGAGTCGTAGAAGACTCGACGACGGATACCAGGATCGTCGTGCTGGCACGAACCGATGGCGCGTCAGACCATTTCATGGTATGGGTGGGAGCGTCGGAGGGTGAAGCAATCAGGCGTGCCCTAGACACATCGACCACACCACGGCCGATGAGCCACGATCTGATCAAGAGTTTCGGCGAACATCTCGGTATCAAGATGGAACGAGTGGTCCTCACCGACGTCAAGAGCAGCACCTACTATGCGACCGTCTTCCTTGAAAACAAAGGAGTCATACGCACCATTGACGCTCGACCGAGTGACGCCATCGCGCTGGCCCTTCGATGTCACGCGCCGATCTATGTCACTCAGGATGTTTGGCGACGACGTAGCGGTCAGAATCTGGACGCGTGGTTGTCCAAGCTGGAAACAAAGAATATCGGTGCCCAAGAAGTCTAA
- a CDS encoding bifunctional nuclease family protein: MITQMQVKGLMFDPYNNAYIVILRDDDQSEMLPIWVGKSEASSISLAIENVAPPRPMTHDFMKSYLDAYNAKVISVVITDLHEHTYFAKVHLTYADSEYTVDSRPSDAIALALRSEAPIFASESVIRKQSSEELDQWLENLKPEDFGKLDT, from the coding sequence ATGATCACGCAGATGCAGGTCAAGGGGCTCATGTTTGACCCCTACAACAATGCGTATATCGTCATACTCCGAGACGATGATCAATCAGAAATGTTACCGATCTGGGTCGGGAAATCGGAAGCCAGTTCGATCAGCCTGGCGATCGAGAATGTCGCCCCCCCCCGTCCCATGACCCACGACTTCATGAAGTCTTACTTGGATGCGTACAACGCCAAGGTCATTAGTGTGGTGATCACAGACCTGCATGAACATACCTATTTCGCCAAAGTCCATTTGACCTATGCAGACTCAGAGTACACCGTCGATTCCCGTCCCAGCGACGCCATTGCTCTCGCGCTCCGGAGCGAGGCCCCGATTTTTGCGAGTGAGTCCGTGATTCGAAAGCAGAGCTCAGAGGAACTCGATCAGTGGCTGGAAAACCTGAAGCCAGAGGACTTCGGGAAATTGGACACCTGA
- a CDS encoding Fe(2+)-trafficking protein, which produces MAEVSCVTCGQTGEAITAPLFLGRLESEVKSKVCLDCWKKWEGMRVMVINEYQVNLGDESGRELVRKQMKAFLKLGEQVDSSKVAENYRPQTS; this is translated from the coding sequence ATGGCAGAGGTTTCCTGTGTGACATGCGGGCAAACGGGAGAAGCGATCACGGCTCCCTTGTTTCTCGGCAGGCTTGAGTCGGAGGTAAAGAGCAAGGTCTGCCTCGACTGCTGGAAAAAGTGGGAAGGCATGCGGGTGATGGTCATCAATGAATATCAGGTCAATCTCGGCGATGAGAGCGGACGTGAACTCGTTCGCAAGCAGATGAAAGCATTTTTGAAGCTAGGGGAACAGGTGGATTCGTCGAAGGTTGCCGAAAACTATCGTCCTCAGACCAGCTGA